One segment of Patescibacteria group bacterium DNA contains the following:
- a CDS encoding glycosyltransferase family 9 protein has protein sequence MRVYSFDSIRKIFLLPLALLLRLLGRFYRGRKIGRAIVVFYTGKLGDMVCLTPVLEALKKANQGTKLIVFARNKFLDIWQGNPFIDERIGFVHEREAGSLKWLLKQWLYLSRFELTAYFNLVNNFEGGILGLSLNAAKSYSVATRLDGRSLRLLYPYYKTKDYKFDRSIKEFYFELLREAGFSVENKSNQLFFFATCPEVEDFFHINSLDDKMIFGAVISSGKDYKVWPKDYWIELIQKINAEYQPIFFIFGLKDEEEYLEQIRQEAGGESYLILGKNLNILPYYLKKCRLFIGVDTGLLYIADALSVPVVDILGPCDDNNQRPENNYRLVTDRRVCRPQCKMLYNGDIDIAEVEICFSAIKPEQVLVACRELIGH, from the coding sequence ATGAGGGTTTATTCATTTGACTCAATCAGAAAAATATTTTTATTGCCTCTGGCTTTATTGCTACGCTTATTGGGACGGTTTTATCGGGGGAGAAAAATCGGTCGGGCGATAGTGGTTTTTTATACGGGCAAATTGGGCGATATGGTTTGTTTAACGCCGGTTTTAGAGGCCTTAAAAAAAGCTAACCAGGGAACGAAACTGATTGTTTTTGCGAGGAATAAATTTTTGGATATTTGGCAAGGCAATCCCTTTATTGATGAGAGAATTGGCTTTGTCCATGAGCGGGAGGCAGGTAGCCTGAAATGGCTGCTTAAGCAGTGGCTATATTTAAGCCGATTTGAGCTTACAGCTTATTTTAATTTAGTGAATAATTTTGAGGGCGGCATTTTAGGTTTATCTTTAAATGCTGCCAAATCTTATTCGGTTGCCACGCGATTAGACGGCAGATCATTACGTCTGCTTTATCCGTATTACAAAACTAAAGATTACAAATTTGACCGCTCAATTAAGGAGTTTTATTTTGAATTATTGCGGGAAGCTGGTTTCAGCGTTGAGAATAAAAGCAATCAGCTGTTTTTCTTCGCGACTTGCCCGGAAGTAGAGGATTTTTTTCATATCAATTCCTTAGACGATAAAATGATTTTCGGTGCCGTTATTTCATCCGGCAAAGACTATAAAGTCTGGCCTAAAGATTATTGGATTGAATTAATACAGAAGATAAATGCCGAGTATCAACCGATTTTTTTTATTTTTGGCCTCAAGGATGAAGAGGAATACTTAGAGCAAATTAGGCAAGAAGCGGGCGGAGAAAGTTATTTGATTTTGGGTAAAAATCTGAATATCTTGCCATACTACCTGAAGAAATGCCGTTTGTTTATTGGCGTTGACACTGGTTTATTATATATCGCCGATGCTCTGTCAGTCCCCGTAGTTGATATCCTGGGCCCTTGCGACGATAACAACCAGCGGCCGGAAAATAATTATCGTTTAGTCACTGATCGTCGGGTTTGCCGGCCACAATGCAAGATGTTGTATAACGGTGACATTGATATTGCTGAGGTGGAAATTTGCTTCTCGGCTATAAAGCCAGAACAGGTTTTAGTTGCTTGCCGAGAATTAATAGGCCATTGA
- a CDS encoding radical SAM protein yields MDLLLIEVRGTNKYINNGLAYLGGSLAGRLSFNIIDLNFLAWSPDHLKDFIIAINPRVLGFSVKSTNVAVIGDFIAELKGKIDSLIIVGGPHVSLLGVEYLQTNPDIDYGLQFEAEQSLPLFFDFLSGKKQINEVPGLVYRVGGECRVNHYSFVTDLDKLSFPDYDHFSELDPREYFKDRPYPLLTSRGCPYNCVYCSVKFVSGRNWRSRSVENIIKELVLAKEKYLINSFELVDDNFTMDINRALQFCRSLAGQKLELVWGCPNGVRADRITQELSVAMYESGCRHVSLGIESGVPEVFDRIKKGEKLEDIVRATKILMGSGIKVTGFFIVGLPGDNLRHTRETVKFFDQLKLNGGIKWNFLIPYPHTELWDWVKNNGKLLNDFALGRHFSKTGDKIIPIFETADFSAKDRLKAWKIANLSTESYSAVFKIPKSPTIFRLKMAYFLLLYAPQVLWRKLLRAIPKLFKGHRKPS; encoded by the coding sequence ATGGATTTGTTGCTTATTGAAGTTAGGGGGACAAATAAATACATCAATAATGGCTTGGCCTATTTAGGCGGTTCGCTTGCCGGGCGCCTCTCTTTTAACATTATTGATTTGAACTTTTTGGCTTGGTCGCCTGATCATTTGAAAGATTTTATTATTGCAATTAATCCCAGAGTTTTGGGTTTCTCCGTAAAGTCTACTAACGTAGCGGTAATTGGCGATTTTATTGCCGAATTAAAAGGCAAGATTGACAGTTTAATTATCGTCGGCGGACCCCATGTCAGTTTATTGGGGGTGGAATATTTGCAGACGAATCCCGATATTGATTATGGCTTGCAGTTTGAGGCCGAACAGTCCTTGCCGCTTTTTTTTGATTTTCTATCCGGCAAAAAGCAAATCAACGAAGTTCCCGGGTTGGTTTACCGAGTCGGTGGCGAATGCCGGGTTAATCATTATTCTTTTGTTACTGATTTGGATAAATTAAGTTTTCCCGATTATGATCATTTTTCAGAATTGGATCCTCGGGAATATTTTAAAGATCGACCTTATCCGCTTCTAACCAGCCGCGGCTGTCCTTACAACTGCGTTTATTGTTCGGTTAAATTTGTCAGTGGGCGCAATTGGAGATCCCGAAGTGTAGAAAATATTATTAAAGAATTAGTTCTGGCCAAGGAGAAATACCTGATAAATAGCTTTGAACTGGTTGATGATAATTTCACTATGGATATCAACCGGGCTTTGCAATTTTGCCGGTCATTAGCCGGCCAAAAATTGGAGCTTGTCTGGGGCTGCCCCAATGGCGTCAGGGCCGACAGGATTACCCAAGAACTTTCCGTTGCTATGTATGAGTCTGGTTGCCGTCATGTCTCCTTAGGCATAGAAAGCGGCGTGCCTGAAGTGTTTGATCGGATAAAAAAAGGTGAGAAACTAGAAGATATTGTCAGGGCCACTAAAATATTAATGGGAAGCGGCATCAAAGTTACGGGATTTTTTATTGTCGGCCTACCCGGTGATAATCTTAGACATACCAGGGAAACAGTGAAGTTTTTTGATCAATTAAAATTAAACGGCGGCATTAAGTGGAATTTTTTGATTCCCTATCCTCATACGGAGTTATGGGACTGGGTTAAAAACAATGGTAAATTATTGAATGATTTTGCGCTCGGCCGCCATTTTTCCAAAACAGGGGATAAGATTATTCCGATTTTTGAAACCGCTGATTTTAGCGCTAAGGATCGGTTGAAGGCTTGGAAAATAGCTAATTTATCCACTGAATCATACTCTGCTGTTTTTAAGATACCGAAAAGTCCGACTATATTCAGATTGAAGATGGCGTATTTTTTACTGTTATACGCTCCGCAAGTTTTATGGCGAAAATTGCTAAGGGCGATTCCTAAATTATTTAAAGGTCACAGGAAACCGTCGTAA
- a CDS encoding radical SAM protein, which translates to MDFIKRLKIIKQYFPVSKFYFYSLSKREWPLYGLIFQVTNKCNSRCLMCFNWQVINTETKELSLAEIEKFTQTIGDIRSVTLGGGEPFLRPDLPEICEIFYRCSATRKIAIPTNCLLPDKIADQVERILVRVPIKLKVVLSLDGIGEVHDRVRGIAGNFKLFLDTYEKLTAIAKTNELLQVSVNTTISNVNQDNIAAVIDFVDQHPGITYHTIEVIRGSFDPQKIAPVDLGQYEELLSRVLFKSKTLANDLANKLFYAYYHKIALKIMKQKKQILPCRSALFFPVIDAWGNMYNCEMLPKIGNLRDYDYDFRKAWQSSLAKQQRLDIKNKKCWCTHYCYQLPNIMMSPWHLFRAVFGNFHLK; encoded by the coding sequence ATGGATTTTATTAAACGATTAAAAATAATTAAACAATATTTTCCTGTAAGCAAGTTCTATTTCTATTCTTTATCAAAAAGGGAATGGCCGCTTTACGGATTAATTTTTCAAGTAACCAACAAGTGCAACTCCCGTTGTCTAATGTGTTTTAACTGGCAAGTGATAAACACGGAAACTAAGGAGCTTTCTTTAGCGGAAATAGAAAAATTTACCCAAACCATTGGCGACATAAGAAGCGTTACTTTGGGTGGAGGTGAACCGTTTTTGCGGCCGGATTTGCCGGAAATTTGCGAGATTTTTTACCGTTGCAGCGCCACTAGAAAAATTGCCATACCGACTAATTGTCTTTTGCCGGATAAGATAGCGGATCAAGTCGAAAGGATACTGGTTCGCGTGCCAATAAAACTAAAAGTAGTCCTATCTCTGGACGGAATCGGAGAGGTGCATGATCGGGTAAGAGGAATAGCTGGAAACTTTAAGCTTTTTTTGGATACGTATGAGAAATTGACGGCTATCGCTAAGACTAATGAGTTGTTGCAGGTCAGTGTTAATACCACTATTTCTAATGTAAACCAAGATAATATCGCCGCGGTGATTGATTTTGTTGATCAGCATCCCGGCATCACATATCATACGATTGAAGTAATCCGCGGTTCGTTTGACCCGCAAAAAATCGCACCCGTAGATTTGGGGCAATATGAGGAATTGCTTAGCCGTGTTTTATTCAAGAGTAAGACATTGGCCAATGATTTGGCCAATAAGCTGTTTTATGCTTATTACCATAAGATAGCATTAAAAATAATGAAGCAAAAAAAACAAATCCTACCTTGCCGCTCAGCTTTATTTTTCCCCGTTATTGACGCTTGGGGTAATATGTATAATTGCGAAATGTTGCCCAAGATAGGTAATCTGCGGGATTATGATTATGATTTTAGAAAGGCCTGGCAGTCATCCCTTGCGAAACAGCAACGGTTAGATATTAAGAATAAGAAATGTTGGTGTACTCATTATTGTTATCAACTTCCTAATATTATGATGAGCCCTTGGCATTTGTTTAGGGCGGTTTTTGGGAATTTTCATTTAAAGTAA
- a CDS encoding lysylphosphatidylglycerol synthase transmembrane domain-containing protein translates to MLKKITKRKKTISLAVTIILLCLLLTQIDFTQARDIISNISWTYALIAFIFYFIGVCLRAWRWQVLILSKKISFLSSLKITLGYTFFCNLMPFRSGELSFVYFIKKRENVAIAEGLSVLLVARFFDLLAVAFSFLIGFILLNPGYIPPNRIYLSCFMLGLATIAILFYLDWLVKAVVILMHWARLTKFQFGAKLATKLEEVATSVKTIRSWPVYLTNLLISFLWLASASLMIVVFFRALNIDFNWLKVTLGLIFSQLISFLPIQGLWDFGTYETGWAISFGLLGLNKEASIISGFIVHLFSLAYLLILIAIFLPVKNFFKKTDL, encoded by the coding sequence ATGTTGAAAAAGATAACCAAGCGCAAAAAAACAATCTCCTTGGCCGTAACCATAATTTTATTGTGTTTGCTTTTAACTCAGATTGATTTCACTCAAGCCAGGGATATTATTTCAAATATATCATGGACTTACGCTTTAATCGCGTTTATTTTTTATTTTATCGGCGTTTGTTTGCGGGCTTGGCGCTGGCAAGTCTTGATTCTTTCTAAGAAAATAAGTTTTTTGAGTTCCTTGAAAATTACTTTGGGTTATACTTTTTTTTGTAATTTAATGCCGTTTAGAAGCGGTGAGTTAAGTTTTGTTTATTTCATAAAAAAACGTGAGAATGTAGCCATAGCAGAAGGGCTTAGTGTCCTGTTGGTAGCCAGATTTTTTGATCTTTTGGCAGTGGCTTTTTCTTTTCTGATCGGTTTTATTTTGCTTAACCCCGGCTACATTCCGCCTAATAGAATCTATCTAAGCTGTTTTATGCTTGGGTTAGCCACGATTGCCATATTATTCTACCTTGATTGGCTGGTTAAAGCGGTTGTTATTTTAATGCATTGGGCAAGATTGACTAAATTTCAATTTGGCGCTAAGCTGGCTACTAAGTTGGAAGAGGTTGCAACAAGCGTCAAAACAATTCGTTCCTGGCCCGTTTACTTGACTAATTTGTTGATTTCGTTCTTGTGGCTGGCGTCCGCTTCTTTAATGATCGTAGTTTTTTTCCGTGCCCTAAATATAGATTTTAACTGGCTTAAAGTAACTCTGGGTTTGATTTTTAGTCAATTAATAAGTTTTTTGCCTATCCAGGGATTGTGGGACTTCGGAACTTATGAAACAGGTTGGGCTATCAGCTTCGGACTATTAGGCTTAAATAAGGAAGCGTCTATTATTTCTGGTTTCATAGTACATTTGTTTAGTCTCGCTTATTTATTAATTTTAATTGCTATTTTTTTACCCGTAAAGAATTTTTTTAAAAAGACCGACTTATGA
- a CDS encoding radical SAM protein — MKILLISLNQQDVEEFKKAPTDISALGVRYLSSYLKKFGRDVAILFLAKPYGELENEQELKQIAELINKYKPDLIGLSLMSNHFFRAKNITKSIKDNFPSVPVIWGGIHPTIDPENCLVYADLVCVGEGESALLQLTENDNWLNYKNVNIPGLWHKNGSQIISGGKSILISAIDELPFPDYDFFDHYIIHQGELLPMTESVFRQYYPAARGDHRLLSSRGCPHACAYCCNSVFRNIYSGIFLRKRSVDQLVTEMKMIKNKFPFIRSFKIMDDSFAVNDLDWIREFNRRYKAEIDLPFFCLASPTTIDAAKLELLVDAGLDMIQMGLQSGSDRVNQDIYLRHAKSSQFLTAMSLLDKYRGRLNVIIDVILDNPYETEDDLLLTIDILNRIRKPFHLSLFSLTFYPGTELYRRAIADGHLTDGQAYLKKQFHLLNKGYLNKVIYLIPRLKKIQIEFLIKNRRNPIVRLGVSILHLFFVKKNKIPKPLVKALICIKKMINF, encoded by the coding sequence ATGAAGATTCTGTTAATTTCACTCAATCAGCAGGATGTGGAGGAATTCAAAAAGGCTCCGACCGATATCAGCGCTTTAGGCGTCAGGTATCTTTCTTCTTATTTAAAAAAATTCGGCCGGGATGTGGCGATTTTATTTTTGGCCAAACCTTATGGCGAGTTGGAGAATGAACAGGAATTAAAACAGATTGCAGAGTTGATCAATAAATATAAACCAGATTTAATTGGTTTGAGTTTGATGTCCAACCATTTCTTCCGCGCAAAAAATATCACTAAGTCAATCAAAGATAATTTTCCAAGCGTGCCGGTAATTTGGGGCGGAATTCATCCCACCATTGATCCGGAAAATTGTTTGGTTTACGCCGACTTGGTTTGCGTTGGAGAGGGCGAGTCGGCCCTTTTGCAATTAACAGAGAATGATAATTGGCTTAATTATAAGAACGTTAATATTCCCGGCTTATGGCATAAGAATGGCAGTCAAATTATTAGTGGCGGAAAATCAATTCTAATCAGCGCGATTGATGAATTGCCTTTTCCAGACTATGATTTTTTCGACCATTACATTATTCATCAGGGCGAATTACTGCCTATGACGGAAAGTGTTTTTCGGCAGTATTATCCGGCGGCGCGGGGCGACCATCGTTTATTATCTTCGCGCGGTTGCCCCCATGCCTGCGCCTACTGCTGCAATTCTGTTTTTCGTAACATCTATAGCGGTATTTTTTTGAGAAAACGTTCCGTTGATCAATTGGTCACGGAAATGAAAATGATAAAAAATAAATTCCCTTTTATTCGATCATTTAAAATCATGGATGACAGCTTTGCTGTCAATGATTTGGATTGGATCAGGGAATTTAATCGGCGCTATAAGGCAGAGATTGATTTGCCGTTTTTCTGTTTGGCTAGTCCCACCACTATTGATGCCGCTAAATTAGAACTGTTAGTTGATGCTGGATTAGATATGATCCAAATGGGTCTGCAGAGCGGTAGCGATCGAGTAAATCAGGATATCTATCTGAGGCATGCCAAATCCAGCCAATTTTTAACGGCCATGTCGCTTTTGGATAAATATCGGGGGAGATTAAATGTCATTATTGATGTAATTTTGGATAATCCTTACGAGACCGAGGATGATTTGCTTTTAACCATTGACATTCTTAATCGAATTAGAAAGCCATTTCATTTATCGCTTTTCTCCTTGACTTTTTATCCTGGCACGGAATTATACCGTCGAGCCATCGCTGACGGTCATCTGACCGATGGGCAAGCATACTTAAAGAAACAGTTCCACTTGTTGAATAAAGGCTATTTGAATAAGGTTATTTATCTTATTCCCCGACTTAAGAAGATCCAGATTGAATTCTTGATAAAAAATCGCAGGAATCCTATTGTGCGTTTAGGTGTTTCTATTTTGCATCTATTTTTCGTTAAGAAAAATAAAATTCCTAAACCCTTAGTCAAAGCTTTGATTTGCATTAAAAAGATGATTAATTTCTAA
- a CDS encoding oligosaccharide flippase family protein, with amino-acid sequence MKVIKEKIISGWQYLWKLKFFRDLLVLQWGSFWDLGLSLIASVIYARVLGVGTYGDYALIFALASFAGLFMDWGTGYATLTLLAEAYARRSRQDIKDIITYFFKLNLIISFTFGLAAIILAPALAQWFYHNRLIGELARLIIVGYIFQIFFGLLVNLLQVMRKIKYLTIAENINKFFAVFLPVIFVFMGFGLAGIVWGYLLTIIGSMVFSILVYRNFSRRNELVPAFGEILSNFYQVKIKKYFNFGFVMAVDKNIASLFNILPLLILGYLASSAEVANLKIALAYLALSNVFLTPISRLLQVQLPKAKVAGIKDLKANFYKSSLFAGFIFFFIVLASLAVAPYLIRIVYGPEFNLSIKLVYPLSLSIIFSGFTIGLGSVYRTINKNIYAIAINLVNLVSGFILIFFVLKLTSPLNAIISLIVYWSFFSLVAHFSYLRGYFSKLN; translated from the coding sequence ATGAAAGTAATTAAAGAAAAAATCATCTCCGGTTGGCAATATTTATGGAAGCTGAAATTTTTTCGTGACCTATTGGTTTTGCAATGGGGCTCCTTTTGGGATTTGGGTCTGTCGCTGATCGCCTCTGTTATTTATGCCAGGGTTTTGGGCGTCGGCACGTACGGTGATTACGCCTTGATTTTTGCTTTAGCCAGCTTTGCCGGGTTATTTATGGATTGGGGCACCGGTTATGCTACTTTGACGCTTTTGGCTGAGGCTTACGCCAGAAGAAGCCGTCAGGATATCAAGGATATCATCACCTATTTTTTTAAATTGAACTTAATCATCTCCTTTACTTTCGGCTTGGCCGCTATTATTTTAGCTCCCGCCTTAGCCCAGTGGTTTTATCATAACCGCTTGATCGGCGAATTAGCCAGATTAATAATCGTCGGCTACATCTTCCAAATATTTTTTGGTTTATTAGTGAACCTGCTTCAAGTCATGCGAAAGATAAAATATCTGACTATTGCAGAGAATATTAATAAATTTTTTGCCGTGTTTTTACCGGTGATTTTTGTTTTTATGGGTTTTGGCTTAGCCGGAATCGTTTGGGGTTATTTATTAACGATTATCGGATCCATGGTTTTTTCTATTTTAGTCTATCGTAATTTTTCTCGTCGCAATGAATTAGTACCAGCGTTTGGTGAGATTCTATCTAATTTTTATCAGGTCAAAATTAAGAAATACTTTAATTTCGGTTTTGTCATGGCTGTGGATAAAAATATCGCTAGTTTGTTTAATATTCTGCCTTTATTAATCCTTGGTTACTTGGCTTCATCGGCGGAGGTGGCTAACCTGAAAATAGCCTTGGCTTATTTGGCTTTGTCTAATGTTTTTCTGACCCCGATCAGTCGTTTATTGCAGGTGCAGTTGCCTAAAGCCAAGGTTGCCGGGATTAAAGATCTAAAAGCCAATTTTTATAAATCGTCGCTTTTTGCCGGGTTTATATTTTTTTTCATTGTCTTAGCGTCTTTGGCTGTCGCTCCTTACCTTATTAGAATTGTTTATGGCCCGGAATTTAATTTAAGCATTAAGCTGGTTTATCCGCTGTCATTAAGCATTATTTTTTCCGGTTTTACGATTGGTTTGGGGTCAGTTTATCGGACAATCAATAAAAATATCTATGCTATTGCTATAAACCTCGTCAATCTTGTTTCTGGGTTTATTCTGATATTTTTTGTTTTGAAGTTGACTTCCCCGTTGAATGCCATTATCTCATTGATAGTTTATTGGTCATTTTTCAGTTTAGTAGCCCATTTTTCTTATTTGAGAGGATACTTTTCTAAACTAAACTAA
- a CDS encoding glycosyltransferase family 2 protein — protein sequence MNQINPKIDIVVCNYKNKELTAKCLDSLLDSTYIDYNIILVDDHSPDDSVDYFRRHYPGITVIENKANLGPAAARNKGIDSGRAEYVVTMDNDAVLSKTWLAEMVRLMDSNGNVGQAVGKILFAGMPEKIAAAGGSILFRGKGYDIGIGAESSDPKYNQRRQVLYACSASMIIRRSVLEKIGGFCEKYYHGYEDTDLSLRVNIAGYQVVYQPNSVSYHGLSVTVNKTIGNKRTVYLWMRNRLLIMLRNYPALLLIRSLPLNIRFNIAHCLRQPADLQPFMKSLVSIIINSFDIFHARMRNSRLKKISNNQLEQLFNLD from the coding sequence ATGAATCAAATTAATCCCAAAATTGATATTGTGGTTTGTAATTACAAGAACAAGGAATTGACCGCGAAATGCCTTGACTCTTTGTTGGATTCAACGTATATTGACTATAATATTATTTTGGTTGATGACCATTCTCCGGATGACTCAGTGGATTATTTTCGACGGCACTATCCTGGAATTACCGTTATTGAGAATAAGGCTAACCTGGGTCCGGCGGCGGCGCGTAATAAAGGGATTGATTCCGGCCGAGCTGAATATGTAGTGACTATGGATAATGACGCCGTTCTTTCTAAAACCTGGTTGGCTGAGATGGTGCGATTAATGGATTCAAATGGTAATGTCGGCCAGGCTGTAGGTAAGATTCTTTTCGCTGGTATGCCGGAAAAAATCGCTGCTGCCGGCGGTAGTATATTGTTTCGCGGTAAAGGCTATGATATTGGTATTGGCGCAGAATCAAGCGATCCAAAATATAATCAGCGTCGGCAGGTTCTTTATGCCTGTAGCGCTTCCATGATTATCAGGCGCAGTGTTTTGGAGAAAATCGGTGGTTTCTGCGAAAAATATTATCATGGTTATGAAGATACTGATTTGTCGTTGAGGGTTAATATTGCCGGATATCAAGTTGTTTATCAGCCAAACAGCGTTAGCTATCATGGTTTGAGCGTGACCGTAAATAAGACAATAGGCAATAAGCGGACGGTCTACCTGTGGATGCGTAATCGGCTATTGATTATGCTAAGGAATTATCCGGCATTGCTTTTGATCAGATCATTGCCTCTTAATATCCGTTTTAATATCGCCCATTGCCTTAGACAACCCGCCGATCTCCAGCCCTTTATGAAAAGCCTTGTCTCCATAATTATTAATTCATTTGATATTTTTCATGCCAGAATGAGGAATAGCCGATTAAAAAAGATCAGCAATAACCAATTAGAGCAGTTATTTAATCTAGATTAA
- a CDS encoding glycosyltransferase family 4 protein: MKILFVSDDFPPITHTGPSIVVYNLAQGLIKLGHSVFVIASVQDKQQAGVGVYDGIEVHRIYAHYPDRWISYLSLFNPQTIFEFKKIISRIKPDVCHFHNVHGHISYHTFFLGSRYSRAVFLTAHDMMLFNYGKLNLKNGACNYKVTLWDNLRNAKKRYNPLRNVLIRHYLKYIDKIFCITNIQKDVLALNGITNTATIHNAIAGDYWQKDDSAIEAFKEKFKLIGKRVIMFGGRLSEAKGGSAIIEAMIQVVKEVDNAVLMIVGEMTGYAEYLMDKSNAAKLTDKVLFTGWLSRSEMGLAFFSAEVCVTPSIYFDPFNLFNIEAMSAGKPVVGTCFGGTSEIVVDGETGYIVNPLKTEELAGKIIDLLKHPDLAKKFGQAGRQRVVKEFSLDKQVAETLDWYNKFIDK; the protein is encoded by the coding sequence ATGAAAATACTATTCGTTTCTGATGATTTTCCTCCCATAACGCATACCGGTCCGTCCATAGTGGTTTATAATTTAGCTCAGGGTTTAATAAAATTAGGCCATAGTGTTTTTGTTATCGCTAGCGTTCAGGATAAGCAGCAGGCCGGTGTGGGGGTTTACGATGGTATAGAAGTTCATCGGATTTACGCCCATTATCCGGATCGCTGGATTAGTTATCTTAGCTTGTTCAATCCCCAAACCATTTTTGAGTTTAAAAAGATAATTAGTCGGATTAAGCCCGATGTTTGTCATTTTCATAATGTCCACGGCCACATATCTTACCACACGTTTTTTCTCGGTAGTCGGTATTCTCGAGCGGTTTTTTTGACGGCGCACGATATGATGCTTTTTAATTACGGTAAACTTAATTTAAAAAATGGCGCTTGTAATTATAAAGTCACTCTCTGGGATAATTTAAGGAACGCCAAAAAAAGATATAACCCCTTGCGCAATGTTCTGATTAGGCATTATCTCAAATATATAGACAAGATTTTTTGTATCACTAATATACAAAAAGATGTCTTGGCTTTGAATGGCATTACCAACACCGCCACTATTCATAACGCCATTGCCGGCGATTATTGGCAGAAGGACGATTCGGCAATTGAAGCGTTTAAGGAAAAATTCAAATTAATCGGCAAAAGAGTAATTATGTTCGGCGGACGTTTGAGCGAAGCCAAGGGCGGCAGCGCCATTATTGAAGCCATGATTCAGGTGGTAAAGGAGGTTGACAATGCGGTACTAATGATAGTCGGGGAAATGACCGGCTACGCAGAGTACTTAATGGATAAAAGCAATGCCGCCAAGCTCACGGACAAGGTTTTATTTACGGGCTGGCTGAGTCGTTCGGAAATGGGCTTGGCTTTTTTTTCAGCGGAAGTTTGTGTTACGCCATCAATTTATTTTGATCCGTTTAATTTGTTTAATATTGAAGCCATGTCAGCTGGCAAGCCGGTCGTGGGAACATGCTTCGGCGGGACTTCGGAAATCGTAGTTGACGGTGAGACCGGTTATATAGTCAACCCATTGAAGACTGAGGAGCTGGCAGGCAAGATTATTGATCTGTTAAAGCATCCGGATTTGGCAAAAAAATTTGGTCAAGCCGGCAGACAAAGAGTGGTAAAGGAATTTTCTCTTGATAAACAGGTGGCTGAAACTCTTGACTGGTATAATAAGTTTATAGATAAATAA